From Hydractinia symbiolongicarpus strain clone_291-10 chromosome 11, HSymV2.1, whole genome shotgun sequence, the proteins below share one genomic window:
- the LOC130614108 gene encoding uncharacterized protein LOC130614108 yields MKVEVLPTQEYNAAEMLNEIFNPTDAQEKFADVDELTLEVRRLRDNPLPEMPPMKRVKRKENCDEKDLNVTERLCQLIRSGNVAEAKKTFNLWEKSLRSTFPQKRKRKVCTCPVCFQDKTDLVVHLVRVHQITEENAKSYKSGISSNNERKRLANEQRKTKPRFYRKKICPILGCSKVVVRIENHLRETHKIKDNKKFKAAMKEAIAFEEFTPKNGLSEDSATSSCSESSEREEENKIMRNGGMKYLKVAENMSPVNSNDSSDEDWFSRKVRNIAERRREERERRTSERQEETVLVKHRKSSSTISRAPSIASVGPLSVDLEETEEIEPDSDFPIFNETLAPSITTIEPLSVRFEEKQEQEPVRSKLPITSKNDSLECRIEDLDGSEDEDEEDENMDIIITPWRNESHFDKFELWLVSPDGKRKNKRAAKQHSRQVQLILKDTSQDSYELSVLFDRMKIRNQWLLNFEKRRKAGTIKSYLHSLCHFYKYILCDTPVLFKDFVKDCPSMIVIMENWIVEYRKKAKSDKWMKDLEQLDQLITAEEVNTFDNSTHVSNCRRNIKEVLATGKVPTFKQFTSVRDYILTYLCLDNASRTGALANMTTKEFMTGKMENGVYIVSVFNHKTIATSGPATICFTANLYKESSIFFQHFRNRLEGLDDEKGSANNPFFTSWSGNKMSSSMATGQLNSFWNKAVGRSLLRPRLNATLVRKTCVTKTHSLRPELEQQLANLMCHSKATARRSYFLQEKSKSAAETSRELRSVLRQTENNVDVSLEDAIKVHFAKEISDGKITLTVVKEKSTLHPSFFNLTSLQLRDKIRYFIMSKTKRQNNDEVRDKELTVHEPEAPFNDNEALISDNTSISTCETTSSLFGTRKDRVKFSSEDSQSIWGKFGDLITGSKLIKEADIRSASKADRVVKDLIEKYGVTTIVMKVRTEKKKFAKDNAS; encoded by the exons ATG AAAGTGGAAGTATTGCCAACTCAAGAATACAATGCGGCGGAAAtgttaaatgaaatttttaatcCTACCGATGCTCAGGAAAAG TTTGCTGATGTCGATGAATTAACATTAGAAGTTAGACGCTTACGT GATAACCCGCTACCAGAAATGCCACCTATGAAACGTGTGAAGCGAAAAGAAAACTGTGATGAAAAG GATTTGAACGTCACAGAAAGATTGTGTCAGTTGATTCGGAGTGGAAATGTAGCTGAAGCCAAAAAA actTTCAATCTATGGGAAAAATCTTTGAGGAGCACTTTTCCACAGAAACGAAAACGAAAAGTGTGCACTTGTCCAGTCTGCTTTCAAGACAAGACTGATTTAGTGGTTCATCTTGTTCGAGTACATCAGATAACGGAAGAGAATGCCAAAAGTTATAAAAgcggaatcagttcaaataacgAGAGAAAAAGATTAGCCAACGAGCAAAGGAAAACCAAACCTCGATTTTACCGGAAAAAGATTTGTCCCATTCTGGGCTGCTCAAAAGTGGTTGTTCGAATAGAAAATCATTTGAGagaaacacacaaaattaaagataacaaaaaatttaaggcTGCTATGAAAGAGGCCATTGCTTTCGAGGAATTTACACCTAAAAATGGTTTAAGCGAAGATAGCGCGACAAGTAGTTGCAGCGAAAGTAGCGAACGGGAAGAGGAAAACAAGATCATGAGGAATGGTGGAATGAAGTACCtcaaagttgctgaaaatatGTCGCCTGTGAATTCCAATGATAGCAGCGATGAAGATTGGTTTTCGAGAAAGGTTAGAAATATTGCGGAACGTAGGCGAGAAGAAAGAGAGCGTAGAACTA GCGAAAGACAAGAAGAAACTGTTTTGGTTAAGCATCGAAAATCTTCTTCCACGATTTCTAGAG CTCCCTCCATAGCAAGTGTTGGTCCTTTATCTGTCGATTTAGAAGAAACGGAAGAAATAG AACCTGACTCAGATTTCCCAATTTTCAATGAGACACTAG CTCCTTCCATAACGACGATTGAGCCTTTATCTGTCCGTTTCgaagaaaaacaagaacaag aaCCTGTCCGTAGTAAATTGCCAATAACAAGCAAAAACGATTCACTAG AATGTAGAATTGAAGATTTGGATGGAAGTGAGGATGAAGATGAGGAGGATGAGAATATGGATATTATAATTACACCATGGAGGAATGAGTCACATTTTGACAAATTTGAATTGTGGTTGGTTAGCCCTGATGGTAAGCGAAAAAATAAACGTGCTGCGAAACAACATTCCAGACAAGTGCAACTGATTTTAAAGGACACCAGCCAAGATTCATACGAATTATCCGTTCTTTTTGACCGCATGAAGATCAGGAATCAATGGTTACTGAATTTTGAAAAACGGAGAAAAGCTGGAACTATAAAAAGTTATCTCCATTCCCTATGTCATTTTTACAAGTATATTTTGTGTGACACACCTGTGCTTTTCAAAGATTTCGTTAAGGACTGTCCAAGCATGATAGTTATCATGGAAAACTGGATTGTGGAGTATAGAAAGAAGGCCAAAAGCGACAAATGGATGAAAGATTTGGAGCAGTTAGATCAGCTCATAACAGCTGAAGAGGTCAACACCTTCGATAATTCAACACACGTATCCAATTGTCGCAGGAATATCAAGGAAGTGTTGGCCACTGGTAAAGTTCCAACATTCAAGCAATTTACCTCTGTTCGAGATTATATCTTAACTTATCTCTGCTTGGATAACGCGTCAAGGACCGGTGCTTTGGCTAACATGACAACCAAAGAGTTCATGACGGGGAAAATGGAAAATGGAGTATATATTGTAAGTGTTTTTAACCACAAAACAATAGCGACGTCGGGACCAGCGACAATTTGCTTCACTGCAAATCTATATAAAGAATCATCGATATTCTTTCAACATTTCCGAAATAGGCTAGAAGGCCTAGACGACGAAAAAGGTTCTGCCAACAACCCGTTTTTTACCAGCTGGAGCGGAAATAAAATGTCTTCTTCAATGGCCACAGGCcagttgaactcattttggaataAAGCAGTGGGAAGGAGTTTGCTGCGACCACGTCTTAATGCAACACTAGTCCGCAAGACGTGTGTCACTAAAACTCATTCTTTGAGGCCAGAGTTGGAGCAACAGTTGGCAAATTTAATGTGCCACTCCAAGGCAACAGCCAGACGGTCGTACTTTCTGCAAGAAAAGTCAAAAAGTGCCGCAGAAACAAGTAGGGAGCTGAGATCTGTCCTACGCCAAACTGAGAATAACGTTGATGTGTCTCTAGAGGATGCCATTAAAGTGCATTTTGCAAAGGAGATAAGTGATGGTAAAATCACTCTGACTGTCGTGAAAGAAAAGTCAACATTACATCCGAGCTTTTTTAATCTTACCTCACTACAGCTACGAGATAAAATTCGTTATTTCATCATGTCGAAGACGAAGAGACAGAATAACGATGAAGTTAGAGATAAAG AATTAACAGTGCACGAACCAGAAGCCCCTTTTAACGATAATGAAGCTCTGATCAGCGACAATACATCGATTTCGACGTGTGAAACGACTTCATCCTTGTTTGGAACTAGAAAAGATAGGGTGAAGTTTTCCAGCGAAGATAGCCAATCAATTTGGGGAAAATTTGGAGACCTGATAACAGGAAGTAAATTAATTAAGGAGGCAGATATTCGCAGTGCAAGCAAAGCTGACAGAGTTGTGAAAGATTTGATCGAAAAATACGGTGTAACCACAATAGTGATGAAAGTTCGCACTgagaaaaagaaatttgcaAAGGACAATGCTAGTTAG
- the LOC130613637 gene encoding uncharacterized protein LOC130613637 — MKAILGSHVSYNITLSSSQPVFYGVPQGLILDPLLFLLYFNETEKQLENCEIMMYATVINFHHNNIFSIEHALTKDLKNLSDWLEENELILNLKQEKNRDKINNTERYQYLGVNLDPPLTMVDHFNSVYRRVSGRLRMLRKIRSHLSATAALRIYQAMIVPNATYCSLTNYFHQPYRMHMLELLDST; from the exons ATGAAAGCAATTTTGGGTTCC CACGTTTCCTACAACATCACCCTATCTTCGAGTCAACCCGTATTTTATGGTGTCCCTCAAGGATTAATACTGGATCCGCTGCTTTTTTTACTCTATTTTAACGAGACTGAAAAGCAACTCGAGAACTGCGAAATTATGATGTATGCCACGGTCATTAACTTTCATCACAACAATATATTTTCAATCGAACATGCACTCACCAAAGACTTAAAGAATTTATCTGACTGGTTAGAAGAAAATGAACTCATCTTGAAccttaaacaagaaaaaaacagaG ATAAAATTAACAATACAGAAAGATACCAGTATCTAGGAGTCAACCTGGATCCACCACTGACTATGGTTGATCATTTCAACTCTGTATACAGGAGAGTATCTGGGAGACTTCGAATGTTACGTAAAATTAGATCTCATCTATCAGCTACCGCAGCACTGCGTATCTATCAGGCTATGATCGTACCGAACGCAACATATTGTTCACTTACAAATTACTTCCACCAGCCATACAGAATGCATATGCTCGAGTTACTAGATAGCACATAG
- the LOC130613932 gene encoding uncharacterized protein LOC130613932 isoform X2, giving the protein MEDDEVVDSAEILERFVTYKISVDGGKSCQKSAIQSKQQLRDIWAALDSSYPSDLVRKYKIRDTFLTTYAEKTKEYKALTIKRYILSLPHFYDFLLTEEIHLPGIAPDMILRMKVSVSRWSKSNNGTVEIQQLERQMEEQQVLITPEQIQRYEESASAKEAISIIKNFCSPYRENTLSRQEYACIRDFLITEITIINCQRSGVPSNMNIDEVKAAVFRDGKYIIKVKRHKTFRKHGPVNLCTRETLYQQLLIFFDSIRSQIHSDFENVFVSYNDKMLESGAISKQINSTWKRSGVYGENDPPVRKNITSNIFQKSGSTIIEDKNPSEAPYVASLLTHSESTSKKYYRLIEKEKYALKGTAALEETFNKRGKKNIYEKKKTWTDAEVGELETLFKQFLTAKSVRIGDVRNLREKFIHLIHLSDRQIVDKLRSYWRYGVTEEEKDGNDAVDNSCSSIATKYKQSVSKGDKHHGENEDVDEESEDDDYENTVSGKEKFFSNVEANIIVEDQCRDHSFWTNIHQ; this is encoded by the exons ATGGAAGATGACGAAGTGGTTGACTCTGCTGAAATTTTAGAGAGGTTTGTGACATATAAAATTTCAGTTGATGGAGGGAAGAGTTGCCAAAAGAGTGCTATTCAGTCAAAGCAGCAATTGAGAGATATTTGGGCAGCTTTGGATTCCTCATATCCCAGTGATTTagtcagaaaatataaaattcgcGACACCTTTTTGACAACGTATGCCGAAAAGACAAAGGAATACAAAGCTTTAACCATTAAACGGTATATTTTGTCACTGCCACACTTCTATGACTTTCTCCTTACTGAGGAGATCCATCTACCTGGAATAGCACCAGATATGATTTTAAGGATGAAAGTTAGTGTATCTCGATGGAGCAAATCTAATAATGGAACGGTAGAGATACAGCAGCTTGAGAGACAGATGGAGGAGCAACAAGTGCTTATCACGCCTGAGCAGATACAACGGTATGAGGAGTCTGCCAGTGCAAAGGAGGCTATCtcgataattaaaaatttttgtagcCCTTACCGAGAAAACACCTTGTCTCGTCAAGAATATGCGTGTATACGGGATTTTCTCATAACGGAAATAACTATAATTAATTGTCAGAGGTCTGGCGTACCTAGCAACATGAACATCGATGAGGTGAAGGCTGCTGTATTTCGTGATGgtaaatatattattaaagTAAAACGTCACAAGACATTTAGGAAACACGGTCCTGTTAATCTGTGTACGAGAGAAACCTTGTACCAACAgctcttaatttttttcgattCAATTCGCAGTCAGATACACAGTgactttgaaaatgtttttgtttcataTAATGACAAGATGTTAGAATCTGGAGCAATATCGAAACAAATTAATAGCACTTGGAAAAGGTCCGGTGTTTATGGTGAAAACGATCCGCCAGTGAGGAAAAACATCActtcaaatatatttcaaaagtcTGGATCCACCATCATTGAAGATAAAAATCCAAGTGAAGCTCCATATGTTGCTAGCCTGTTGACGCACTCTGAGAGCACCTCCAAAAAATACTACCGTTTAATAGAAAAGGAAAAGTATGCCCTTAAGGGTACAGCTGCCTTGGAGGAAACTTTCAACAAACgtggcaaaaaaaatatttacgaaaaaaagaaaacgtggACTGATGCCGAAGTCGGGGAGTTGGAGACTCTATTTAAGCAGTTTTTGACTGCGAAATCTGTCAGAATTGGCGATGTACGTAATCTACGTGAAAAGTTTATCCATCTTATTCATTTGTCTGATAGGCAGATTGTAGATAAATTGAGAAGCTACTGGCGCTATGGAGTCACGGAAGAGGAGAAAG ATGGTAATGATGCTGTTGACAACTCATGCTCCTCTATTGCAACTAAATACAAACAATCTGTGTCAAAAGGAG ATAAGCATCATGGTGAAAACGAAGATGTTGACGAAGAAAGTGAAGATGATGATTATGAAAATACAGTTTCTGGGAAGGAAAAATTTTTCTCGAATGTTGAAGCTAACATCATTGTCGAAGATCAGTGCCGAGATCATTCGTTCTGGACCAATATCCATCAATAG
- the LOC130613932 gene encoding uncharacterized protein LOC130613932 isoform X1 — protein MEDDEVVDSAEILERFVTYKISVDGGKSCQKSAIQSKQQLRDIWAALDSSYPSDLVRKYKIRDTFLTTYAEKTKEYKALTIKRYILSLPHFYDFLLTEEIHLPGIAPDMILRMKVSVSRWSKSNNGTVEIQQLERQMEEQQVLITPEQIQRYEESASAKEAISIIKNFCSPYRENTLSRQEYACIRDFLITEITIINCQRSGVPSNMNIDEVKAAVFRDGKYIIKVKRHKTFRKHGPVNLCTRETLYQQLLIFFDSIRSQIHSDFENVFVSYNDKMLESGAISKQINSTWKRSGVYGENDPPVRKNITSNIFQKSGSTIIEDKNPSEAPYVASLLTHSESTSKKYYRLIEKEKYALKGTAALEETFNKRGKKNIYEKKKTWTDAEVGELETLFKQFLTAKSVRIGDVRNLREKFIHLIHLSDRQIVDKLRSYWRYGVTEEEKDGNDAVDNSCSSIATKYKQSVSKGVDKHHGENEDVDEESEDDDYENTVSGKEKFFSNVEANIIVEDQCRDHSFWTNIHQ, from the exons ATGGAAGATGACGAAGTGGTTGACTCTGCTGAAATTTTAGAGAGGTTTGTGACATATAAAATTTCAGTTGATGGAGGGAAGAGTTGCCAAAAGAGTGCTATTCAGTCAAAGCAGCAATTGAGAGATATTTGGGCAGCTTTGGATTCCTCATATCCCAGTGATTTagtcagaaaatataaaattcgcGACACCTTTTTGACAACGTATGCCGAAAAGACAAAGGAATACAAAGCTTTAACCATTAAACGGTATATTTTGTCACTGCCACACTTCTATGACTTTCTCCTTACTGAGGAGATCCATCTACCTGGAATAGCACCAGATATGATTTTAAGGATGAAAGTTAGTGTATCTCGATGGAGCAAATCTAATAATGGAACGGTAGAGATACAGCAGCTTGAGAGACAGATGGAGGAGCAACAAGTGCTTATCACGCCTGAGCAGATACAACGGTATGAGGAGTCTGCCAGTGCAAAGGAGGCTATCtcgataattaaaaatttttgtagcCCTTACCGAGAAAACACCTTGTCTCGTCAAGAATATGCGTGTATACGGGATTTTCTCATAACGGAAATAACTATAATTAATTGTCAGAGGTCTGGCGTACCTAGCAACATGAACATCGATGAGGTGAAGGCTGCTGTATTTCGTGATGgtaaatatattattaaagTAAAACGTCACAAGACATTTAGGAAACACGGTCCTGTTAATCTGTGTACGAGAGAAACCTTGTACCAACAgctcttaatttttttcgattCAATTCGCAGTCAGATACACAGTgactttgaaaatgtttttgtttcataTAATGACAAGATGTTAGAATCTGGAGCAATATCGAAACAAATTAATAGCACTTGGAAAAGGTCCGGTGTTTATGGTGAAAACGATCCGCCAGTGAGGAAAAACATCActtcaaatatatttcaaaagtcTGGATCCACCATCATTGAAGATAAAAATCCAAGTGAAGCTCCATATGTTGCTAGCCTGTTGACGCACTCTGAGAGCACCTCCAAAAAATACTACCGTTTAATAGAAAAGGAAAAGTATGCCCTTAAGGGTACAGCTGCCTTGGAGGAAACTTTCAACAAACgtggcaaaaaaaatatttacgaaaaaaagaaaacgtggACTGATGCCGAAGTCGGGGAGTTGGAGACTCTATTTAAGCAGTTTTTGACTGCGAAATCTGTCAGAATTGGCGATGTACGTAATCTACGTGAAAAGTTTATCCATCTTATTCATTTGTCTGATAGGCAGATTGTAGATAAATTGAGAAGCTACTGGCGCTATGGAGTCACGGAAGAGGAGAAAG ATGGTAATGATGCTGTTGACAACTCATGCTCCTCTATTGCAACTAAATACAAACAATCTGTGTCAAAAGGAG tAGATAAGCATCATGGTGAAAACGAAGATGTTGACGAAGAAAGTGAAGATGATGATTATGAAAATACAGTTTCTGGGAAGGAAAAATTTTTCTCGAATGTTGAAGCTAACATCATTGTCGAAGATCAGTGCCGAGATCATTCGTTCTGGACCAATATCCATCAATAG